In Helianthus annuus cultivar XRQ/B chromosome 8, HanXRQr2.0-SUNRISE, whole genome shotgun sequence, a single genomic region encodes these proteins:
- the LOC110869618 gene encoding receptor-like protein EIX2: MGNQWVWGLHLFFLSMFLVGTKYTCLGAQNSTRSCHEQERLALLKFKQSVKDDYGMLSSWVGIDCCSWKGVRCDGANGRVAGLHLRGNYAYEYDYYLEGDKVNSYLAELRHLQHLDLSGNNFKDSQIPKFFGSFKQLSYLNLSLAFFNGIIPHHIGNLSNLKVLDLRSNDILTSNDMAWVSGLSSLEHLDLSGVNLYQANNVDMVFYMIPSLTYLSLRGCDLTNADLGLHLNSSKILPTIEHLDLSSNSFEGQLPHFFQNLTSLTFLDISRYNLSLAWNSVNLLNTIPSLSKLHLSECGLHNAPFSPNYLNSSAHSNIQYLDLSFNSIEGRFPSELMNITSLKVLDLSFNSLNSSIPDMPNLLKLDVSANYLEHIELVGIWRRCHLKELSVSYNYFGGEMIGPSSNTSECSHYALEVLEAEKSELNGSIPESLGRLTGLTDLDLQSNLLTGPIPESLGRLTGLTHLNLQSNLLTGPIPESLGRLTGLTHLNLQSNLLTGPIPVTVGQLTKLVDLDVSENSLEGVVMEAHFANLSMLQSLDTSANHQLIFNVSHEWIPPFQLRSVQLSSCKILNGFPHWLQNQRMLVNLELSNASLYGLPPTWLQNMPRLNKLDLSHNKLIGSIPFSKYFMFLNLQDNLFNGSIPRSTCRRTSLITLDVSSNRLSGNIPDCLENLQHMRMLILSSNGLSGVLPSSLGNIYFLEWLKLNDNNFNGQIPQDLGKLGNLNVLDLGNNKFSGNIPKWIGKELSELRILRLHKNNFTGGIPHSLCKCSHLHILDIAHNNFTGSIPRCFGELSGMVEARHAFDFQPYEEELKLMDVIQVFKGIELEYTKTLYIVVNMDLSSNKLTGEIPVELTALAMLMGLNLSHNHLSGSIPDSIGNMKALASLDFSDNQLSGTIPPSMAALNDLSSMNLSHNKLSGRIPTGKQLQTLIDPSIYAGNRDLCGAPLQNNCSNPENPPATTSNRFLFYMDITYGFATGFWGIIGVLAFKKEWRRKLFMIAEVTMDKVYVAVAVKISKIKRGREA, from the coding sequence ATGGGAAATCAGTGGGTTTGGGGGCTTCATCTTTTTTTCTTAAGCATGTTTTTGGTTGGAACAAAATATACTTGTCTGGGTGCTCAAAATTCGACAAGAAGCTGCCATGAACAAGAGAGACTAGCACTACTCAAGTTCAAACAGAGCGTCAAAGATGACTATGGAATGCTCTCTTCATGGGTTGGCATTGATTGTTGCTCATGGAAAGGAGTCCGCTGTGATGGTGCCAACGGAAGAGTTGCCGGTCTTCATCTCAGAGGAAATTACGCCTATGAATATGATTACTACTTAGAAGGTGATAAGGTGAACTCATATTTGGCTGAGTTAAGACATCTGCAACATCTGGATTTGAGCGGAAATAATTTTAAAGACAGTCAGATTCCTAAATTCTTTGGATCCTTCAAGCAGCTAAGTTACCTCAATCTCTCTCTTGCATTTTTTAATGGTATTATTCCCCATCACATTGGAAATCTCTCCAATTTGAAGGTTCTTGATCTTCGTTCAAATGATATTCTCACGTCAAATGATATGGCATGGGTTTCTGGCCTTTCCTCACTTGAGCATCTTGACTTGAGTGGCGTAAATCTTTATCAAGCAAACAATGTTGATATGGTATTTTACATGATTCCTTCATTAACATATTTAAGTTTGAGAGGTTGTGACCTTACTAATGCTGATCTTGGTCTTCACCTTAATTCAAGTAAAATACTTCCCACCATTGAACATTTGGATCTTAGCTCCAACAGCTTTGAAGGTCAACTCCCTCACTTTTTTCAGAACTTGACATCTTTAACGTTCCTTGATATTTCAAGATATAATCTTAGTCTGGCATGGAACTCTGTAAACCTGCTAAACACGATTCCTTCTTTATCTAAATTGCATTTGTCAGAGTGCGGGCTTCACAATGCCCCCTTTTCACCCAATTATTTGAATTCCAGTGCCCATTCCAACATACAATATCTTGATCTTAGCTTTAATTCAATTGAGGGTAGATTTCCATCTGAATTAATGAACATCACTTCCTTAAAAGTCCTTGACCTTTCATTCAACAGTTTGAACTCATCAATTCCTGACATGCCTAACCTTCTAAAGCTCGATGTTTCTGCTAATTACCTTGAGCACATCGAGCTTGTTGGGATTTGGAGACGATGTCATCTGAAGGAATTGAGCGTATCATATAATTATTTTGGAGGAGAAATGATAGGCCCATCATCAAACACGTCTGAATGCTCCCACTATGCTTTAGAGGTGTTGGAAGCAGAGAAAAGTGAATTAAACGGTTCGATTCCAGAATCATTGGGAAGATTAACAGGTTTAACTGATTTAGATCTGCAATCAAACCTGTTAACAGGTCCAATCCCAGAATCATTGGGAAGATTAACAGGTTTAACTCATTTAAATCTGCAATCGAACCTGTTAACAGGTCCAATCCCAGAATCATTGGGAAGATTAACAGGTTTAACTCATTTAAATCTGCAATCAAACCTGTTAACAGGTCCAATCCCAGTTACAGTTGGGCAACTCACCAAACTCGTTGACTTAGATGTCTCTGAAAATTCTTTAGAAGGAGTGGTTATGGAAGCCCATTTTGCTAACCTCTCGATGTTGCAGTCGTTGGATACAAGTGCTAATCATCAGTTGATTTTTAATGTCTCACATGAGTGGATACCTCCATTCCAACTGAGGAGTGTTCAACTTAGTTCTTGCAAGATTTTAAATGGATTTCCACACTGGTTGCAAAATCAAAGGATGCTTGTGAATCTGGAATTGTCTAATGCTAGCCTATATGGTCTTCCACCAACATGGTTGCAGAATATGCCCAGGCTTAATAAATTAGATCTCTCTCACAACAAACTCATTGGATCAATTCCATTTAGCAAATATTTCATGTTTTTAAATCTACAAGACAACCTTTTCAATGGGTCAATTCCAAGGTCAACGTGTAGAAGAACAAGCTTGATAACTCTTGATGTTTCCAGCAATCGGTTATCTGGAAATATTCCTGATTGTCTAGAGAATCTACAACACATGAGGATGCTTATACTTAGTTCAAATGGGTTGTCTGGGGTCCTCCCAAGTTCTTTAGGAAATATTTATTTCTTGGAATGGTTAAAACTGAATGACAATAACTTCAATGGCCAAATACCACAAGACTTGGGAAAGTTGGGAAACTTAAATGTTTTGGATTTGGGCAATAACAAATTCTCAGGAAACATACCAAAATGGATTGGAAAAGAACTTTCAGAATTGAGGATTCTCAGGTTGCATAAAAACAACTTCACAGGAGGTATTCCTCATTCTTTGTGCAAATGTTCACATCTTCATATTTTAGACATCGCACACAACAACTTTACAGGATCCATCCCTCGTTGTTTTGGAGAGTTGAGCGGGATGGTTGAGGCAAGACACGCATTTGATTTTCAACCGTATGAAGAGGAGTTAAAGCTGATGGATGTGATTCAAGTATTTAAAGGAATCGAGCTTGAATATACAAAAACATTGTATATAGTTGTTAACATGGACCTTTCAAGCAATAAACTTACAGGGGAAATCCCTGTAGAGCTAACTGCACTTGCTATGTTGATGGGTCTCAATTTGTCTCATAATCATCTGAGTGGGAGTATTCCAGATAGCATCGGAAACATGAAGGCGTTAGCATCTCTTGACTTCTCAGACAACCAACTAAGCGGGACGATCCCTCCAAGCATGGCTGCTTTGAACGATTTGAGCTCAATGAATCTGTCACACAACAAACTGTCAGGAAGAATTCCAACCGGAAAACAACTGCAGACACTTATCGACCCATCAATATATGCTGGTAACAGGGACCTCTGTGGTGCACCTCTGCAAAATAATTGTTCCAATCCTGAAAACCCACCAGCCACAACAAGCAACAGGTTTTTGTTTTACATGGACATAACGTATGGATTTGCAACAGGTTTTTGGGGTATTATTGGAGTTTTGGCATTCAAGAAGGAATGGAGAAGGAAGCTTTTTATGATTGCAGAGGTAACCATGGATAAGGTATATGTGGCGGTTGCAGTGAAGATTTCCAAGATTAAAAGAGGCAGAGAAGCCTAA